The Plasmodium vivax chromosome 7, whole genome shotgun sequence DNA window ACGTCGTTCTCGCGGAGGAACAGCCGCTTCCTCGGAAACTGGGTGTTCCCCAACTGCACGAACAAATCCGGCGAgcgaaaaatggggagcaAAACGAATCTCATCATGTGGTTCAGCGTGACGTAAAATGCAGAGATGCAGTAAACGTTTTGCGCTTTACACGTTGATGGCCTTTTCGAAGTAGGGGTATTCTCTCTTGAGTGGACTGCAAATGTGGTAGACGACCCCACTTGGGCGATGCGTTTCTTCCTACCCTGCTGATTGTATTGTTCTATATATGAGTGAGGTCGCTTCCCCGAATGGTTCATTTGAACAAGCCCATGCATAGGAAAGGATGCGATGCCCCCCTCATGTTCCTTCACTTCCGTGTGAGTGATTGCCTGGAAAGTACTCTCCCCTTCAATGCACTTCCTCACAcaattgaaaaagaaaaggctgTCTATCCTGTTTAGGTACatcaataaattttttaattcgaaGAAACTACTTGCACAGTTGGGTCTGCCCTTCATTAGTAAGGCCTTCCTCAAATAGGCGTCCATTTTGTAgggcataatttttttaagagaaaATGGAGGCTTCTTCAGAGCCATGATCAGCAGATTTGCATCATTTCTTTTGGTGAGTTTGCAAAAGCATTCGAGCACTTTCATGTAGTAAGCCCCTCGGTAGTAGCATGCATGTTCCTCCCTCTCTTGGTAAAAGAATCTTAGCTCCTGGTTTAGACTTATGCCATGCTTGAGGCACACGTTTAGGAAAGCAAGATCTAGGCGGTCTCTATTCAGCACTTTGAAGTATCTGCAGCGACAATATTCCAGCACCTCCGTCTTGTGCTTCTTCGCCCATGAGGTGCTGTCCTTCACCCATGAGGTGCTGTCCTTCACCCATGAGGTGCTGTCCTTCTCCCATGAGGTGCTACCCTTCACCCATGAGGCGTTGTCCCTCAACTTCATAGTGGCAGCGCTtcccctgcggggggggatcacctcattttgcaaatacAGCCTCTTATTCAAATAGAGGACCTTCAGCACGTTAATAATGTTGAAGAAGTAGTCGCACCGGCTTCCATACAGATAGAGGAGCAGGAGCACCTGCTTCTCACTCAGCCTGCTCAGGTTGCTCATAAACAGCGGGGAGAACTTGTTAAGCAGCAATGTGGACGCCGCCTTCATCATCACGAAGAAGGTTACGATGAAGATGCCCTCGCGCACGGTGCACTGCCGCACGTCTATCCTCATCACCTCTTTGAAGTACGCCACGACGGCTAGCCTCGTTTTGTTCAGCCGCGCGTCTACAGGCATGTCTACTGCCGCGTCTACAGGCATGTCTACTGCCGCGTCTACAGGCATGTATTCTGCCGCGTCTACAGGCATGTCTTCTGCCGCATCTACGGGCATGTATTCTGCCGCGTCTACAGGCATGTCTTCTGGCTCGTCTACAGGCATGTCTTCTGGCGCGTCTACAGGCATGTCTTCTGGCGCGTCTCCAAGCACGCCGCTGGTTATGTCTCCCATCATGCCGCCGATAATGTCTCCAGTGAAGTCTCTAATCATGCGTCTCCTCTTGCTTCTCACCATGCTTCCCATCGTGCCTCCCATCATGCTTCCCATCGTGCCTCCCATCATGCTTCCCATCGTGCCTCCCATCATGCTTCCCATCGTGCCTCCCATCATGCTTCCCATCGTGCCTCCCATCATGCTTCCCATCGTGCCTCCCATCATGCTTCCCATCATGCCGCCCATAATGTCTCCAGTGAAGTCTCTAATCATGCCTCCCATCATACCCCCCATCATGCCTCCCATCATGCCTCCCCGCATGTCTCCTACCGCATCCCCTACCACTTCTTCCAGGTCGGCGCAGCCCCCCTCTCGGGAGAGCTCCTCCAGGCTGAGTATCATGTTCAGAACGTAGAACTCGTCAAAGGACCCCTCCTTCTTCCCCAAACCAGGGGACGCATCTCCgctccacttcttcttctcctcctccaacACGCTGTACTGTGAAAAGCCCCTATGTCTACACAAGTTACCCACGTTCAGCACATCCCTTTCAGCAGTGCTTAACGCCTTGCACATGCCCTTGTAGATTACATCATCCCAATACTTGCGCAAGGAGATCAGCGTTTGGTCTGGGCAGATGCCATAGTTGGTCTTCAGCTCGGCAAAATCGAGTACTTGGATCTTCCGCTTTGGCGCTTTATTCGACAGAAGCAGGTCATTTCTTCCCTCCGCGGCGTTGCCCCCGTTCTCCACGATATGCTCCATGGCATCCCCCACGATCTCCAGGTCGCTTTCCAAGCCCTCCGCGTTCTTCttgtttttcttatttttcttctgatATTTCCTCTTACGGCTCTTCTTTTTGTCCTGTGCGTTGGCCCCGCTGTTCTGCACGTTGGCCCCGTTCTGCGCGTAGGTCTCCACGTTCTGCACGTTTTCCCAGTTTTCCCCGTTTTCCCCGTTCTCCCAGTTCTCCACGTCAGCCATGTCGCTCTGCACGTTCTGCACGTTCTTGGCGCTGTTCTTCTTGCTTCTCTTGTTGGTCCACTTCTTGCCGCTCTTCTTGCTTCTCTTCTTGTTGCTCTTCACCTCAGCCACGTCAGCCACGTCAGCCACGCCGTTCTGCACGTCTTCGTCGTTCTCGTCATTCTCGTCGTTCTGGACGATCTCGAGGTCATCCGCGTCGTTCTTCGCACTGCTCCCCTCGCTGTTCTTCGAAGGGCTCCCCTCGCTGTTCTTCGAAGGGCTCCCCTCGCTGTGCTTCGAAGGGCTCCCCTCGCTGCTCTTCTTGCTTCTCTTCTTGCtcttctttcccttcttgGCGTTTCCCCCATTCGACATCCTCGACGACGTTTTATTGTACTTTCTCTTCGCTTCTCTGCCGTTCTCCGTGATGCCGCAGATCATGCGGTTTCTGAGGGCCATTCCACGCTCCGCCACCTTGCCGCTGCtatcctcctccgcttcctcttcctcttcctcctcaacCTTCACCTCCAACttggcttcctcctccacctccgcttcctcttccactttCAGCTTGAATTGCAGCTCCCCCTCGGCGTTCCCAACCTCTTCCCGAGCAGCGCACTCCCGATTCGATCGTTCCACGAACGAGTCCTTTCCAGAGATGAGGTAACGGGAAATTTCGTCCACCTCCATCGAGGCGACTCCACTGGGGGTGTGTGCATCGTGCAGGTAACCAACGGGGGTGTTATCATTTGAGACGACACCATTGGATAGATTCTCTACATGGGAAACTGCACAAGGACTGGTGCTAACAGGGGAGGGCATATAGGGAATAGGAAGAGCGAGTTTACCTTGAACCATATTGAATCTAACCAGATTGCCTTCTGCACGAAGGTCCCTTTCAGCTTCTTGCCCACTCTCCTGCTGCACCTGTCCGTCGTCCGTCTTATATTCCACCCAAATATTTGAATTGTCTAAATTTCCTGAGCAATCCCCTAGGATGTACAGCTGGCCTTCATTTGGGTTCTCGTTGGGGGCATCTTCGCGCGCGCTGTCTAGTTGGTCGCTGAAGATGCTTATGCCTCCAGCGCGCCTTCCCGCCGCTGACGCTGACGCTGCATATGCTGCTGCTGCATCTGCTACTGCTGGTGCTACTGCTGCATCTGCTAATGCTGATGCTACTGCTGGTGCTACTGCTGCATCTGCTAATGCTGATGCTACTGCTGGTGCTACTGCTGGTGCTACTGCTGCATCTGCTACTGCATCTGCTACTGCTGCATCTGCTACTGCATCTGCTACTGCTGCATCTGCTACTGCATCTGCTACTGCTGGTGCTACTGCTGCATCTGCTAATGCTGATGCTACTGCTGGTACTACTGCTGGTGCTACGTCTACACCTGCCACTGCTGCATCTGCTACTGCATCTGCTACTGCTGGTGCTACTGCTGGTGCTACTGCTGCATCTGCTAATGCTGATGCTACTGCTGGTGCTACTGCTGCATCTGCTACTGCATCTGCTACTGCATCTGCTACTGCTGCATCTGCTAATGCTGATGCTACTGCTGGTACTACTGCTGGTGCTACGTCTACACCTGCCACTGCTGCATCTGGGCGGGTTGCCTTGCTTGCCTCCTGCTGGTCATGGCAGTCCCCCAGGGGAAAACCTACGACGGGTGTTTGTCCCCCTTCTTTGGTGCTCTTGGCCATCTTCGTGTTTTTCATGGTGCAGACGCGCTCAGTTTCGCTGCTCCAGCTGACTCTGTCTCGTTCGCCCTCAACTAGGGTTGCTAGGGTTACTCGGGTTGCTAGGCTTACTAGGGTTACTAGGCTACTAGGGTTACTAGGCTTAGTACTCTTAGTGCCCTTAGTACGCTCAGTGAAATCAGTACGCTTAGTACGCTCAGCACGCTTAGTACACTTAATACGCTTAGTACCCTTGTACGCTTAGTGCGCTTAGTGAGATAAGTACGCTCAGTACGCTAAGTACACTTAGTGAAATCAGTGGTCTTAGTACGCTCAGTACGCTTAGTAGTCTTAGTGCGCTCAATACGCTTGTACGCTCAGTACGCTTAGTGGTCTTAGTACGCTTGGTGACTCGCTCGCGGGGGCGCCCCCTTTTCGTGCGGTTCTCCCAAGTTTGCCGAGTTTCTCCCCCCTAACGAGGTGGTCGAGCTCCTTGACGTCAACGTCCAAGGCGCGCCCGTTCTGCTTTTTCGAGGGTTGCGTCTCTTCACTTAGCACGCTCGCTAGCGAACGATTAGAATGATTAGAATGGTTAGAAGTGTTAGAAATGCTAGAAGTGTTAGAAATGCTAGAAGTGTTAGGATTATTAGTAGCGTTTGAATCGCTTGAAGCGTTCGATTCGCTTGAATCGCTTGAAGCGTTCGATTCGCTTGAATCGTTTGAAGTAGTAGAATCGATTGAATCGTTTAAGCCGCTCAAACTGATTGAGTGATTTCCTCGATTTCTTTggaaaaatggtaaaaatgCTTAACTTAAGTTTTTGTTACGTTTTTCAAGTGGGAAATTATAATGTAGGCTTCTACAGGTTTgcattacattttattttaattgaataataaaaatgtagataaaataaaataagataattaatatttttaaaaataatgtatttcttttttttgacttgtgtgtatttcttttttttacattttaggGTCTGCCACCCAGGGAACGCAGATTGAAAATGGCCCCATTCAAGGGATCAAACTAGATGGGTGTCCGgtacttctttttcttcctttttgacgGGGCGCTCGGTGAGAGATGCTCTGTGGTGCGTGTCTTTTTGTGGACCCTCAAACTGCATGTATGCCTCCTTCACGAGACAGCGGGAATGATCCCGGGGCGAGAAGGAGAGACAGGGAGAGGACAAGCCAGGGCTCCTCTGCTGCATCTGCTGCATCTGCCCCGCCGCCTCTGCCGCTTCTGCTGCATCTGCCGCATCTCGTGGTGCTAGTGTCGGGGCACGGGCTGGCCGCCCCGGGGGGAAAGCTTCACAAAAAGGCGTACGCATGCAGGTGCCTTCACGGAAGGGGGCCTCATTTCCTCTCCTTCGTCCTCATGCACTACTTCTCCCGGGGCTGCTCTCCCGTGGTTACTCTCCCGGGGTCACTCCTGTGCTTCTCCACTCCGCTTCTACCGCCGCTCCCATCGCCACTCCCACCACGTTGCTGAGCAGGTGGGGCCCCTGCAGAGGGGGCCCTCGCACCACGGCTCCCCATTTGCGTACCGTCCGCGTACCCTCCGCATCACCTCCATCTCCACGCAGCCGGTTCGCCACGCTGGCGGCACTTAGCTGCGCCCACGTTTGTTTACTCGCGTCAAGCTCGCATCGTACCAACCCTTCGGCGCGCGACAAGTAAGGAGGAGAGTAACCATACATGCTGTGCTCATGATGCGTAGAAACGCATGGGTACGCCcctacgtatgtacgtatgtgcctatgcatgtatgtacgtatgcatgtatgcatgcgttttgctttttttcctttttccttccttcaCTTCGCCCCATTTCGGTTTTTCACTCCTCCCCACTTCGGCTTATCACTCGGCCCCACTTCGGTTTCTCACTTCGGCTTCTCACTCCCCCCCATTCCGGCTTATCACTTCGCCTTTTCACTCCGCCCCATTTCGGCTTCTTACTCCTCACtcctcctttccccccccgcgtgcACTACGGCCCGTGGCCCAGTTGCAGCTGCCAAAACGGGTGGGTACCCATAAGCCCCCTTTTACGTCACGGTGTAGGCTCGCGCGTATTACCCCCCGATGTATCTGCTCaaattttccccatttctcCCCCTATATATTATCTCTCAGTTGAAGGGGTAACTGGGGTGGTCCCCTCTGCGTGCATTCTACTTTGCTGccatgaggaggaaaaaaaaaaaaaaaaaaaagtgacataAAGCAAACGGGTGTGAATATTTATGGGCCTTTCTATGCGCTCTTTTTAGGGGCTCTTTTTAGGGCTCTTTTTAGTGACTCTTTTTAGCGGCCCTTTTTAGGGCTCTTTTTAGTGACTCTTTTTAGCGGCCCTTTTTAGGGACCCCCCTTGCTCGCGCCGCATCGCGTCGCACATGTCGATCGACGCCCGCCCAGATGAGCATCTACCTGAGGAGAGGCACCTCCCGCCGACACCTCTCGGAAGTCCCCTTAGATTTCTTCATAAGGAGGAATAAAAATGgccaaagaggaaaagatGCCTCCCTCAGTGATGCGCacgaggagggggggagacccACCGCaatcaaaggaaaaaaaaacgctcttcctttttttgcaaaaccaAGTGGGGAAACGATTAACatggggagggaaaaaatgagcgcGCGAGGATATGCCcctgcaaaggggaaaaaaaaaaaaattgcgggGCGGGGCAAACAGAAGGCGGCCTCCGCGAATGCCTGTctggaggggaaaatattCACCATCGTTGGTTACGACTTTGTGGAGATCCTCCGAGAGGTGCGGCGGACCGAGGTGTTCAATGAGGCCATCCCCAAGGTGTGCGCAGAGGTCAGCTCGGAGGAGCGCGGTGAGGCTACCCCCAAGATGCGCGGTGGGACCCCCCCCGAGGCAGTGAGTCCACCTGGGCGCGCCCGCTCGGGGCACACACTCCCCAGGAGCAGCCCCGGCGAGCGGGAAACATCCCTGCTGCTGCGCCAAATCGAAGGGGAAACAATGCCCACGGAAAACCCCCTTGAAAAAGTAACCAAGTGGGAGGTCACCACGTGCTGGCAGAAGCACAAGAAAATAAACATCGCCTTCGTGgagaggcgaaaaaggaaaaatgggaaaacagTTTGGGcaagaaaagtgaaaaagatTTATTTGTGCCCAAAGGAAAGCACCTTCAGCCCCCTTTTAGATAAATACGTTCGCTATGAGGACGTGGTGAAGTTGGAGCGGCACCTCACTCGTCACTTGGCTCACAAGAACATCATAGTGATGGAGAGTTTCTTTCACGTTAATGATGAAGTTGTTAGTGTGTATCCCTTCGGGGGGGTATCCCTGATGAGGTGGAATACGCGTGAGAAGCTCTTCCAGCTTCAGTGcatggagggggggaggaggagcagcagcaggaggaggagtcGTGCTGGGTCTTCCCACCGATCAGCAGGCAGAAATGCCCTGTACGCAGCGGGCGGAATGGCCCCACACACACCGCTTGGGGAGCAACTCCACGAAGCAGTGCACACAATAGCCGcggcgaaaaaaacaaagcgcACGTACGTCTACCCAGAGTACCTCCTCGCAGAAATAATTAGGCAGCTGCTGACTGCGTGCCACTACCTAAACGAGCAACACATTTTCCACAGCGACATAAAGCCATCAAACAtcgttgttaaaaatgtaaaaaaaaaaaatatgaacaaaatatatttctgtaggagggaaaaaaaatggtacttgcaaaaaatgggaagaattttaaaaaaaaaaattttcgtCAAATTGATTGATTTTGAACATGCACAGAAAACATCCCAAGGGAAAGTCAATGTAGGTGGCACAACGTCGCTGTTTAAACCATTGGAGGATTTTCAAATGGGAAGAATTAATGCTTTGCCGAAGAATGTATGGGCACTGGGAATtactcttttcattttgtctaCAGGTGCACACCCCTTCAGTCGAATTAACAACGATATGCACATTTGGTATGTGCTGCAGGGCAAGGGGTTTGACGTGTGCAGGCGCTTCCGCAGGTACCCCTTCATGTCTAGCTCGCTCAAGGACCTGCTCGCGCGCATGCTGCAGGTGGACTTCGCCCGCAGGGCCACCCTCCCCGAGTTGTTCCTCCACCCCTTCGTCCTCTTCGGGGGGGCGGTGGAGTGGcggagcggtgaagcggtaaagcggtgaagcaGCGCAGCGGCCATGATGACCACGGGGTGAAGCGTCTACGAGGGGTGTAACCCTACCAAACCGCGTTCCTTTGGGGGAGATTTCCCGAAGCCCCGCATATCCCCCCCAAAGCAACGCTGTTCAGGAGAAATCGTCCGTGgtgaccctttttttttttttttttttttgccaacccTCCGTGCGTATAGCATCTTCACCATCGCAGTATGCACTTagcgtggaaaaaaaaaaaaaaaaaaaaaaacacaattgTGCGAAATGTAGCTGTGCGCTTTACTAACGCATCGACGAAAGGAGCATCAGCGCACGATGACTCTCCCCGTACGACACacgtataaaaaaaaaaaaaaaaaagtggagacTCTCCCTTATGGCGTTCTCTTCCCCATGCACGAATAAGCGTAAAAATGgctagattttttttttttttttttttcaacttatTTCACTAATCTGCTGATCAGGCGATCCGTTTGCTTCATTGCTTCTTTGCTTCATTTGCAAATCCGTTTCGGAGAGGGCGATTGTGCCAGCACTCGGAAGATGCGTTACGGGAGCATATAACGTAGGGAGCAGCTCGATGGCTGGCTCGCACAGCAGCAGTACAACGCGTATCCGTGCAGAGTGCCCCTTCGCTCGATGTAGAGAGGTGGAATCACCCCTTTGGTGAAAGAGGTAACTCGTCTCCCGGGGAGAAGTGCCTAGGTCTCTAGCGCGACGGGAGCGGGGACTTCGTAAAGAAGGAGAGGCGAAGGGGGCCCCCTCTACATCACCCAGAGAGCGATAGAGATCAATCGTGTGAAACCACCTCCCAACCGCGCTGCAACCGCGTAGTGCCCGCTGACCAACCGCTGACCACCGCTGACCAACCGCTGACCACCGCTGACCCCCCCCCATGGCGCGAATCCCGCCGCTGGTCGTGTGCGGGCCCTCGGGCGTGGGGAAGGGGACGCTGATAAAGAAGGTGCTGAGCGAGTTCCCCAgccgcttccgcttctccATCAGCTGCACGACGCggaacaaaagggaaaaggaaaccaaCGGGGTGGACTACTACTTCGTAGATAAAGACGACTTTGAGCGAAAGCTAAAGGAAGGACAGTTCCTAGAATTTGACAAATACgcgaataatttttatgggACTCTAAAAAGCGAATATGACCTTGccgtgggggaggggaaaatctGCCTGTTCGAAATGAACATTAATGGAGTTAAACAGTTAAAGGAATCCAAGCACATACAGGAtggcatatacatttttgtaaaaccACCGAGCATTGACATTCTTTTGGGGAGACTAAAGAATAGGAACACCGAAAAGCCCGAGGAGATTAACAAGCGCATGCAGGAATTGACGCGCGAGATGGACGAGGCCGACAAGGTGGGCTTCAACTACTTCATCGTGAACGACGATTTGGCGCGCACCTATGCGGAGCTGCGCGAGTACTTGCTGGGCTCCTACCCgcagctgcggggggggtagcggttCAGCGGTTCAGCGGTTTAGCCGTTTGGCGGTTACGccgtttcgccgcttcgccgcacACAGGGAAGGTTCTCTTGTGCAGGCGATTTTC harbors:
- a CDS encoding hypothetical protein (encoded by transcript PVX_099885A), which produces MKNTKMAKSTKEGGQTPVVGFPLGDCHDQQEASKATRPDAAVAGVDVAPAVVPAVASALADAAVADAVADAVADAAVAPAVASALADAAVAPAVAPAVADAVADAAVAGVDVAPAVVPAVASALADAAVAPAVADAVADAAVADAVADAAVADAVADAAVAPAVAPAVASALADAAVAPAVASALADAAVAPAVADAAAAYAASASAAGRRAGGISIFSDQLDSAREDAPNENPNEGQLYILGDCSGNLDNSNIWVEYKTDDGQVQQESGQEAERDLRAEGNLVRFNMVQGKLALPIPYMPSPVSTSPCAVSHVENLSNGVVSNDNTPVGYLHDAHTPSGVASMEVDEISRYLISGKDSFVERSNRECAAREEVGNAEGELQFKLKVEEEAEVEEEAKLEVKVEEEEEEEAEEDSSGKVAERGMALRNRMICGITENGREAKRKYNKTSSRMSNGGNAKKGKKSKKRSKKSSEGSPSKHSEGSPSKNSEGSPSKNSEGSSAKNDADDLEIVQNDENDENDEDVQNGVADVADVAEVKSNKKRSKKSGKKWTNKRSKKNSAKNVQNVQSDMADVENWENGENGENWENVQNVETYAQNGANVQNSGANAQDKKKSRKRKYQKKNKKNKKNAEGLESDLEIVGDAMEHIVENGGNAAEGRNDLLLSNKAPKRKIQVLDFAELKTNYGICPDQTLISLRKYWDDVIYKGMCKALSTAERDVLNVGNLCRHRGFSQYSVLEEEKKKWSGDASPGLGKKEGSFDEFYVLNMILSLEELSREGGCADLEEVVGDAVGDMRGGMMGGMMGGMMGGMIRDFTGDIMGGMMGSMMGGTMGSMMGGTMGSMMGGTMGSMMGGTMGSMMGGTMGSMMGGTMGSMVRSKRRRMIRDFTGDIIGGMMGDITSGVLGDAPEDMPVDAPEDMPVDEPEDMPVDAAEYMPVDAAEDMPVDAAEYMPVDAAVDMPVDAAVDMPVDARLNKTRLAVVAYFKEVMRIDVRQCTVREGIFIVTFFVMMKAASTLLLNKFSPLFMSNLSRLSEKQVLLLLYLYGSRCDYFFNIINVLKVLYLNKRLYLQNEVIPPRRGSAATMKLRDNASWVKGSTSWEKDSTSWVKDSTSWVKDSTSWAKKHKTEVLEYCRCRYFKVLNRDRLDLAFLNVCLKHGISLNQELRFFYQEREEHACYYRGAYYMKVLECFCKLTKRNDANLLIMALKKPPFSLKKIMPYKMDAYLRKALLMKGRPNCASSFFELKNLLMYLNRIDSLFFFNCVRKCIEGESTFQAITHTEVKEHEGGIASFPMHGLVQMNHSGKRPHSYIEQYNQQGRKKRIAQVGSSTTFAVHSRENTPTSKRPSTCKAQNVYCISAFYVTLNHMMRFVLLPIFRSPDLFVQLGNTQFPRKRLFLRENDVLMDCATYVQECCQERLKSSACEAACEAACEAPYGAAYGAAYEPAYGTAYESPHQLPRGLAYERAYESARGSNSSCVSPYGSPYGSSRASEVERKFVQERVHMGMSAGMDADSAGDDSPFAQEDMSARCRWPCEDEPRRTKQRLALFLGDKKRANKIGRYDRRVTIRKIPLSLFTNCILFINNYVKELAIDLDQNNIMHEDILYTLQYSYLKYLVLLNSLEKDGDDGATDQVSQEKYARFKRRVLMLAERIIPPCFKNLGEVGNDVRMPLPILEKPVDSGMKQLPKSAAYAEEGRKGGRAGRADIAHRADIADIAHRADMAHMAHIAHRTHIADGVKWHCSEKRRSCGSTGKDATRSILHCIFRIFVQYIKHDSLVVPKIKRRSWSDRRISFIKVMIYTLTCYINSLCLHEWDYFDFMSQKYFPHLHILPNWDSINLGEEESQKMKAFLISLGEVIEHVCSYINICLPHIRNMKGSPDRLIGVTRYLSMFLVPLHYHVFFERCYRFYGSSLQQGGKPPRARSSAHNRMDDRTHNRMDDHSHNDSHNLSGTDTSDGDALQKMGPVKQNKLILFYEQSLKCYLNVTLDRDPNLLSMDTLAIRFDTMARILVVFVLNGFPRGCIIEDLNRVMALLERNFNNVNPKLHHMIFSACQNLLHQRRLLRNCKRLNFRICTMLCNYIASAQ
- a CDS encoding serine/threonine protein kinase, putative (encoded by transcript PVX_099890A), whose translation is MPTENPLEKVTKWEVTTCWQKHKKINIAFVERRKRKNGKTVWARKVKKIYLCPKESTFSPLLDKYVRYEDVVKLERHLTRHLAHKNIIVMESFFHVNDEVVSVYPFGGVSLMRWNTREKLFQLQCMEGGRRSSSRRRSRAGSSHRSAGRNALYAAGGMAPHTPLGEQLHEAVHTIAAAKKTKRTYVYPEYLLAEIIRQLLTACHYLNEQHIFHSDIKPSNIVVKNVKKKNMNKIYFCRREKKWYLQKMGRILKKKIFVKLIDFEHAQKTSQGKVNVGGTTSLFKPLEDFQMGRINALPKNVWALGITLFILSTGAHPFSRINNDMHIWYVLQGKGFDVCRRFRRYPFMSSSLKDLLARMLQVDFARRATLPELFLHPFVLFGGAVEWRSGEAVKR
- a CDS encoding guanylate kinase, putative (encoded by transcript PVX_099895A): MARIPPLVVCGPSGVGKGTLIKKVLSEFPSRFRFSISCTTRNKREKETNGVDYYFVDKDDFERKLKEGQFLEFDKYANNFYGTLKSEYDLAVGEGKICLFEMNINGVKQLKESKHIQDGIYIFVKPPSIDILLGRLKNRNTEKPEEINKRMQELTREMDEADKVGFNYFIVNDDLARTYAELREYLLGSYPQLRGG